One Mycolicibacterium crocinum DNA window includes the following coding sequences:
- a CDS encoding pyridoxal phosphate-dependent aminotransferase has product MTVSRLQPYAVTIFAEMSALAARIGAVNLGQGFPDEDGPVGMLEAAQKAIAEGVNQYPPGLGIAPLREAIAAQRKRQYGVEYDPETEVLVTVGATEAIAAAVLGLVEPGSDVLLIEPFYDSYSPVIAMAGCRRVPVPLVRDGRGFALDVDALRAAVTPKTRALIVNSPHNPTGMVLADRDLRALAELAVDADLLVITDEVYEHLVFDTKKHLPLAAYPGMADRTLTISSAAKMFNCTGWKIGWVCGRPDLIAGVRAAKQYLSYVGGAPFQPAVAYALNFEQAWVNDLRESLQAKRNRLSAALTGLGFDVHDSAGTYFLCADPRPLGYSDSTQFCAELPEKAGVAAIPMSAFCDPDSPHIGEWNHLVRFAFCKRDDTLDEAIRRLGDCDLAGRR; this is encoded by the coding sequence ATGACGGTTTCGCGTCTGCAGCCCTACGCGGTGACGATCTTCGCCGAGATGTCCGCGCTCGCCGCGCGCATCGGCGCGGTGAACCTCGGGCAGGGTTTCCCGGACGAGGACGGCCCCGTCGGAATGTTGGAAGCCGCGCAGAAGGCGATCGCCGAAGGGGTTAATCAGTACCCGCCGGGGTTGGGCATCGCCCCACTGCGCGAAGCGATTGCCGCCCAGCGCAAGCGGCAGTACGGCGTCGAGTACGACCCGGAGACCGAGGTGCTGGTCACCGTCGGCGCCACCGAGGCGATCGCCGCCGCCGTCCTGGGGCTGGTCGAGCCGGGCTCGGACGTCCTGCTCATCGAACCGTTCTACGACTCCTACTCCCCCGTCATCGCGATGGCCGGCTGTCGGCGGGTGCCGGTACCGCTGGTGCGCGACGGTCGCGGTTTTGCGCTCGACGTCGACGCGCTACGCGCCGCGGTGACACCGAAAACCCGCGCGCTGATCGTGAACTCGCCGCACAACCCCACCGGCATGGTGCTCGCGGACCGCGATCTGCGCGCCCTGGCCGAACTGGCCGTCGACGCCGACCTGCTGGTGATCACCGACGAGGTGTACGAGCATCTGGTCTTTGACACCAAGAAGCACCTGCCGCTGGCGGCCTACCCCGGCATGGCCGATCGCACGCTGACGATCTCGAGTGCGGCCAAGATGTTCAACTGCACCGGCTGGAAGATCGGCTGGGTGTGCGGCAGGCCGGACCTGATCGCCGGCGTGCGTGCCGCCAAGCAGTACCTGAGCTATGTCGGCGGAGCACCGTTCCAGCCCGCGGTGGCCTATGCGCTGAACTTCGAGCAAGCCTGGGTGAACGACCTACGGGAGTCGTTGCAAGCCAAGCGGAATCGGCTTTCCGCGGCACTGACCGGGTTGGGTTTCGACGTGCACGACAGCGCCGGCACGTACTTTCTGTGCGCCGATCCGCGGCCGCTGGGGTACTCCGACAGCACCCAGTTCTGCGCCGAGCTGCCCGAAAAAGCCGGCGTGGCGGCGATCCCGATGTCGGCGTTCTGCGATCCGGATTCGCCGCACATCGGTGAATGGAATCACTTGGTGCGCTTCGCTTTCTGCAAACGCGACGACACTCTCGATGAGGCGATCCGCCGGCTCGGTGACTGCGATCTAGCCGGACGGAGATGA
- a CDS encoding SRPBCC family protein gives MAVRASREIVIDAPPEVVLDAIADIEAVPTWSSVHKHAHIVDRYDDGRPRLVKVTVKLLGLVDHELLEYHWGRDWVVWDADRTAQQHAQHGEYTLSREGTATRVRFDITLEPSTPLPHFLIKRAKKTVLTAATEGLRGFVLAGRTSSPSG, from the coding sequence GTGGCGGTACGGGCCTCGCGCGAGATCGTGATCGACGCCCCGCCGGAGGTCGTCCTCGATGCGATCGCCGATATCGAGGCGGTGCCGACGTGGTCGTCGGTCCACAAGCATGCCCACATCGTCGATCGCTATGACGACGGCCGCCCGCGGCTGGTCAAGGTGACCGTGAAATTGCTCGGACTGGTCGACCACGAACTTCTCGAATACCACTGGGGACGCGACTGGGTGGTGTGGGACGCCGACCGCACCGCACAGCAGCACGCCCAACACGGCGAGTACACCCTGAGTCGTGAGGGCACGGCGACCCGGGTTCGGTTCGACATCACCCTGGAACCCTCAACGCCGCTGCCGCACTTCCTGATCAAACGTGCGAAGAAGACGGTGTTGACCGCGGCGACCGAGGGTTTACGTGGGTTCGTCCTGGCCGGCAGGACGTCATCTCCGTCCGGCTAG
- a CDS encoding CaiB/BaiF CoA transferase family protein, whose amino-acid sequence MTNTGPLAGVRVIELGGIGPGPHAGMILADLGADVVRVRRPGGLAMPAENVDLMHRGKRVVDLDVKTQPDALLDLAAKADVLLDCFRPGTCERLGIGPDDCAAVNPRLIFARITGWGQDGPLASTAGHDINYLSQTGALSAIGYRDRPPVAPLNLVADFGGGSMLVLIGIVAALYEREKSGRGQVIDAAMVDGVSMLAQMMWTMKATGSLTDQRESFLLDGGAPFYRVYETADGGYMAVGAIEPQFFAQLLAGLGLSADDVPGQYDRARYPEMRELFTRTFAGKTRDEWTTIFAGTDACVTPVLSWTEAAAGEHLLARRTLIDVDGTQQAAPAPRFSRSAAGPVGPPPQATTSLADIDW is encoded by the coding sequence GTGACGAACACCGGACCCCTGGCCGGGGTGAGAGTCATCGAACTCGGCGGCATCGGACCGGGCCCGCACGCCGGCATGATCCTGGCCGACCTCGGCGCCGATGTCGTCCGCGTGCGCAGGCCGGGCGGGTTGGCCATGCCCGCCGAGAACGTCGACCTCATGCACCGCGGCAAGCGGGTGGTCGACCTGGACGTCAAGACCCAGCCTGACGCGCTGCTCGACCTGGCGGCCAAAGCCGACGTCCTGCTGGACTGCTTTCGACCCGGCACCTGTGAGCGCCTGGGCATCGGGCCCGACGACTGCGCCGCGGTCAACCCGCGGCTGATCTTCGCCCGCATCACCGGCTGGGGCCAGGACGGGCCGCTGGCGTCGACCGCGGGCCACGACATCAACTACCTGTCCCAGACCGGAGCGCTCAGCGCGATCGGCTACCGCGACCGGCCGCCCGTCGCGCCGCTGAACCTTGTCGCCGACTTCGGCGGCGGGTCGATGCTGGTGCTGATCGGGATCGTCGCCGCCCTCTACGAGCGGGAGAAGTCCGGCCGCGGTCAGGTCATCGACGCCGCGATGGTCGACGGGGTGAGCATGCTGGCGCAGATGATGTGGACAATGAAGGCGACCGGTTCGCTCACCGACCAACGCGAGTCCTTCCTCCTCGACGGCGGGGCACCGTTCTATCGGGTCTACGAGACGGCCGACGGCGGCTACATGGCCGTCGGCGCGATCGAACCGCAGTTCTTCGCCCAGTTGCTGGCCGGGCTCGGGCTGTCGGCCGACGATGTGCCCGGCCAGTACGACCGCGCGCGCTACCCCGAGATGCGCGAGCTGTTCACACGGACGTTCGCCGGCAAGACCCGCGACGAGTGGACGACCATCTTCGCCGGAACCGATGCGTGCGTCACGCCCGTACTCAGCTGGACCGAGGCCGCCGCAGGCGAACACCTTTTGGCGCGCCGAACCCTCATCGACGTCGACGGCACCCAGCAGGCGGCACCCGCGCCGCGGTTCTCTCGCAGCGCTGCCGGACCCGTCGGCCCGCCACCGCAGGCCACGACGTCGCTGGCCGACATAGATTGGTAA
- a CDS encoding SRPBCC family protein yields the protein MAITETREVTIEATPDEILAVLFDLESLPTWSSAHQKVEVLERDDDGHPSKSRQTVKVVGVNDEQVLDYAVHPDGVSWTLVSSKQQRAQEGRYTLTPDGDSTRVRFELTVDPLVPLPGFVIKRGAKGLMETATDGLRKQVLKTKKGG from the coding sequence ATGGCCATCACCGAGACCCGCGAGGTCACCATCGAGGCAACACCCGACGAGATCCTGGCTGTGCTGTTCGACCTCGAGTCACTGCCGACGTGGTCCTCGGCCCACCAGAAAGTCGAAGTACTGGAGCGAGACGACGACGGTCATCCGAGCAAGTCGCGCCAGACCGTCAAGGTCGTCGGCGTCAACGACGAGCAGGTGCTCGATTACGCCGTTCACCCGGACGGCGTCAGCTGGACCCTCGTCAGCTCCAAACAGCAACGGGCACAAGAGGGTCGGTACACCCTGACCCCCGACGGCGATTCGACCCGGGTGCGGTTCGAGCTCACCGTCGACCCGCTGGTTCCGCTGCCCGGCTTCGTGATCAAGCGCGGCGCCAAAGGTCTGATGGAGACCGCCACCGACGGATTGCGCAAGCAGGTTCTGAAGACCAAGAAGGGTGGCTGA
- a CDS encoding SRPBCC family protein, which translates to MATKDSREVVIEASPEEILAVITDVESTPTWSPQYQSAEVLEAYDDGRPHKVKMVIKAAGLTDEQTVEYTYGDNVVSWSLLKASQLRSQEGKYTLTPDGDKTKLRFDLSIDLAVPLPGFVVKRVIKGAMDTATDGLRKQVLKVKKG; encoded by the coding sequence ATGGCAACTAAAGATTCTCGCGAGGTCGTGATCGAGGCCAGCCCCGAGGAGATCCTCGCGGTGATCACCGACGTCGAGTCGACGCCGACGTGGTCCCCGCAGTACCAGAGTGCCGAGGTGCTGGAGGCCTACGACGACGGCAGACCGCACAAGGTCAAGATGGTGATCAAGGCGGCGGGTCTGACCGACGAGCAGACCGTCGAGTACACTTACGGCGACAACGTGGTCAGCTGGAGCCTGCTCAAGGCCAGCCAATTGCGTTCGCAGGAGGGCAAATACACGCTGACCCCCGACGGCGACAAGACCAAGTTGCGCTTCGACCTTTCGATCGACCTTGCCGTTCCGCTGCCTGGCTTCGTCGTCAAGCGCGTGATCAAGGGGGCGATGGACACTGCCACCGACGGCCTGCGTAAGCAGGTGCTGAAGGTCAAGAAGGGCTAG
- a CDS encoding UBP-type zinc finger domain-containing protein, with product MGEAVDPAVPPSGTGCVECDESGGWWVHLRRCAACGHIGCCDDSLMRHAAAHWRDSGHPIIRSFEPGEDWFWDYQTNQYYDGPDLAPPESRPSEETTPGPRGRVPGDWVEILRNRAD from the coding sequence ATGGGTGAAGCGGTTGATCCGGCAGTTCCGCCGAGTGGTACCGGATGCGTCGAATGCGACGAGTCCGGCGGCTGGTGGGTGCACCTGCGGCGCTGCGCCGCCTGCGGCCACATCGGCTGCTGCGATGATTCGCTGATGCGGCACGCCGCCGCGCACTGGCGGGACAGCGGGCATCCGATCATCCGGTCGTTCGAGCCGGGCGAGGACTGGTTCTGGGACTACCAGACCAATCAGTACTACGACGGGCCGGACCTGGCCCCACCGGAGAGCCGGCCGTCCGAGGAGACCACACCCGGTCCGCGCGGGCGGGTGCCCGGCGACTGGGTGGAGATCCTGCGTAACCGCGCCGACTGA
- a CDS encoding nuclear transport factor 2 family protein, translating to MHAFRTAVEAGDFDALPALCAEDVVFRSPIAHKPYQGRDQIGVILRAVSRVFVDLTYIKEIGGEGQADHALVFTAKVGDLDINDCDFLHTREDGLIDEFTVMLRPLKAVTKFAELMAVEFEKEMAAAGLA from the coding sequence ATGCATGCGTTCCGTACCGCCGTCGAAGCCGGTGATTTCGATGCCCTGCCTGCTCTATGCGCCGAGGATGTCGTCTTCCGCAGCCCGATCGCGCACAAGCCATACCAGGGTCGCGATCAGATCGGCGTCATCCTGCGGGCGGTGTCGCGGGTGTTCGTCGACCTCACCTATATCAAGGAGATCGGCGGCGAGGGGCAGGCCGACCACGCGTTGGTCTTCACCGCGAAGGTCGGCGACCTCGACATCAACGACTGCGACTTCCTGCACACCCGCGAAGACGGGCTGATCGACGAGTTCACCGTGATGCTGCGACCGCTGAAGGCCGTCACGAAATTCGCCGAGCTGATGGCCGTGGAATTTGAAAAGGAAATGGCCGCCGCCGGTTTGGCGTAA
- a CDS encoding cation diffusion facilitator family transporter, with product MTAPTESTKTVAIAFGANLVVAVAKTLASVLSGSASMAAEAAHSWADTGNQAFLMIANRRSSRVADRRHPLGYGREAYVWSLLAAVGLFVVGGTVSVWRGVDELLVDRPADEHYLIAYIVLGIALVMEGISWAQAVRQLRADAHAMDREVLEYAMQTSDPTVRAVFAEDSAALIGIVLAGAGIGLHELTGVAAWDAAGSILVGLLLGLVAVLLIDRNRRFLTGEPGTPQLRDAVVASIEELDEVASVRFVRLEFVGPRQLFVVASVDLEGDQIESRIAHTLRDLERRLEADPHIVDVVLTIAEPAELDDAVTRR from the coding sequence ATGACGGCACCGACCGAGAGCACGAAGACAGTCGCGATCGCATTCGGCGCCAACCTGGTCGTCGCGGTCGCTAAGACGCTCGCCAGTGTGCTGTCCGGGTCGGCGTCGATGGCGGCCGAGGCCGCGCACTCCTGGGCGGACACCGGTAACCAGGCGTTCCTGATGATCGCGAACCGGCGCAGTAGCCGGGTTGCCGACCGCAGGCACCCACTCGGTTACGGCCGGGAGGCCTATGTCTGGTCGCTGCTGGCGGCGGTCGGGCTGTTCGTCGTCGGGGGGACGGTGTCGGTCTGGCGCGGTGTCGACGAACTGCTCGTCGATCGGCCGGCCGACGAGCACTACCTCATCGCCTACATCGTGCTGGGCATCGCGCTGGTGATGGAGGGCATCTCCTGGGCGCAGGCGGTCCGGCAGCTGCGCGCGGATGCGCACGCGATGGATCGCGAGGTGCTCGAGTATGCGATGCAGACCTCAGATCCGACGGTTCGTGCGGTGTTCGCCGAGGACAGTGCCGCGCTGATCGGGATCGTACTGGCCGGTGCCGGTATTGGGCTGCACGAGCTGACCGGGGTTGCGGCCTGGGATGCCGCCGGGTCCATTCTGGTGGGGTTGCTGCTCGGTCTGGTGGCGGTGCTGCTGATCGACCGCAACCGGCGATTCCTGACCGGGGAGCCTGGGACTCCGCAGCTCCGCGATGCCGTCGTGGCCTCGATCGAAGAGCTTGACGAGGTCGCGTCGGTCCGCTTTGTCAGGCTCGAATTCGTCGGTCCCCGACAGCTTTTCGTGGTCGCCAGTGTCGACCTCGAGGGCGATCAGATCGAGTCGCGAATCGCGCACACGCTGCGCGATCTGGAACGCAGGCTGGAAGCCGATCCGCACATCGTCGACGTCGTGCTGACGATCGCCGAGCCCGCCGAACTGGACGACGCCGTCACTCGTCGATGA
- a CDS encoding TetR/AcrR family transcriptional regulator translates to MVRPAQTARSERTRDALRRAALVRFLAQGVEDTSAEQIAADAGVSLRTFYRHFTSKHDLLFADYDVGLEWFRAALQARSPGESILESVQSAIDASPYDPEAVAQIAALRARELDPGRIVRHTRQVEAEFADAIVDQLSKSNAPNTPDERLRVIVTARCIAAAVFGAMELWMVGEDRSLAELGRLCRTALESLRHGIIDE, encoded by the coding sequence GTGGTTCGCCCTGCTCAGACCGCGCGCAGTGAGCGCACGCGCGACGCCCTGCGTCGCGCCGCTCTCGTGCGTTTCCTGGCCCAGGGCGTCGAGGACACCTCAGCCGAACAGATCGCCGCCGATGCCGGCGTCTCGCTGCGCACCTTCTACCGGCACTTCACCTCGAAACACGACCTGCTGTTCGCCGACTACGACGTCGGCCTGGAGTGGTTCCGCGCCGCCTTGCAAGCCCGCTCGCCCGGCGAGTCGATCCTCGAATCGGTGCAATCGGCCATCGACGCCTCGCCCTACGATCCCGAAGCGGTCGCTCAGATCGCCGCGCTGCGCGCCAGGGAACTCGACCCGGGTCGCATCGTGCGCCACACCCGGCAGGTGGAGGCCGAGTTCGCCGACGCGATCGTCGACCAGCTCTCCAAGAGCAACGCTCCGAACACACCCGACGAGCGCCTCCGGGTGATCGTGACCGCACGGTGCATCGCCGCGGCGGTCTTCGGTGCGATGGAGCTGTGGATGGTCGGCGAGGATCGATCGCTGGCCGAGTTGGGGCGGCTGTGCCGCACGGCGCTGGAGTCCCTGCGCCACGGCATCATCGACGAGTGA
- a CDS encoding DUF2834 domain-containing protein has translation MTLLVHAVLAVLVIAWIIGSNSAVFRRPANGPAVSALEILYYLIGIASVVLGWYFNIQFVHQYADGSGNVFTGAGSWWQFITLGYDNPAAASASQDYTIGNVLLLPLFTIIDGYRRGIRRPWLYFVSSLFTSFAFAWAFYLATVERQRLHEKSAQAVGASVG, from the coding sequence ATGACGCTCCTCGTTCACGCAGTGCTGGCCGTCCTCGTCATCGCATGGATCATCGGATCCAATTCCGCGGTCTTCCGCCGGCCGGCGAATGGTCCCGCAGTCAGTGCGCTCGAGATCCTCTACTACCTGATCGGCATCGCTTCGGTCGTGCTGGGCTGGTACTTCAACATCCAGTTCGTGCACCAGTACGCCGACGGCAGCGGCAACGTCTTCACCGGCGCGGGGAGCTGGTGGCAGTTCATCACCCTGGGCTACGACAACCCGGCGGCGGCATCAGCCAGCCAGGACTACACGATCGGCAATGTGCTCCTGCTGCCCTTGTTCACGATCATCGACGGCTACCGGCGCGGCATCCGCCGCCCGTGGCTGTACTTCGTGTCGAGCCTGTTCACCAGCTTCGCGTTCGCCTGGGCGTTCTATCTCGCCACCGTCGAGCGGCAGCGGCTGCATGAAAAGTCGGCTCAGGCGGTCGGCGCGAGCGTCGGGTAG
- a CDS encoding alkene reductase translates to MTFTLTDDSALLQPITIGANTARNRLFMAPLTRSRAHSDGTPSDLQVEYYAQRASAGLIITEATAISQVGNGAYVNTPGIYTDQHQEKWSEVASAVHAQDGLMFVQLWHVGRMAHPDISGAESVAPSAIAAKMLAHTPAGKKPLPVPRALRTDEIAGVVEQFRKAARRAVDAGMDGVEIHSANGYLLHQFLADATNTRTDRYGGSAENRARLTAEVVEAVADEIGADRVGLRISPGNGAGDVNEVDTVSAYEALLERISPLGLAYLHVLINPDAPEFGIVRALWSGPFVLNTGREVDTSFCELENLADWGAISAAAVGRAYLANPDLIERLRTGAELTEPDVATFYSPGPAGYVDYPTLAPTA, encoded by the coding sequence ATGACGTTCACGCTGACTGACGACTCAGCCCTGCTCCAGCCGATCACCATCGGGGCGAACACCGCCCGCAATCGGCTGTTCATGGCGCCGCTCACGCGGTCGCGTGCGCACTCCGACGGCACGCCGAGTGACCTGCAGGTCGAGTACTACGCGCAGCGCGCATCGGCGGGGCTGATCATCACCGAGGCGACCGCCATCTCGCAGGTGGGCAACGGCGCCTACGTCAACACTCCGGGCATCTACACCGACCAGCATCAAGAGAAGTGGTCCGAAGTGGCCTCGGCCGTGCACGCCCAGGACGGGCTGATGTTCGTGCAGCTGTGGCACGTCGGCCGGATGGCGCACCCGGATATCAGCGGTGCGGAGTCGGTGGCACCCTCGGCGATCGCGGCGAAGATGCTGGCGCACACCCCGGCCGGCAAGAAGCCGCTGCCGGTGCCGCGAGCCCTACGGACCGACGAAATCGCCGGCGTGGTCGAGCAATTCCGCAAAGCCGCCCGTCGCGCCGTTGACGCCGGCATGGACGGAGTCGAAATCCATTCCGCCAACGGCTATCTGCTGCATCAGTTCCTGGCCGACGCCACCAACACCCGCACCGACCGTTACGGCGGATCGGCGGAGAACCGCGCGCGGCTGACCGCCGAGGTCGTCGAGGCGGTCGCCGACGAGATCGGCGCCGACCGGGTCGGGTTGCGCATCTCGCCGGGAAACGGCGCGGGGGACGTCAACGAGGTCGATACCGTCTCAGCGTATGAGGCTCTGCTGGAACGTATTTCACCGCTCGGCTTGGCGTACTTGCACGTCCTGATCAACCCGGACGCCCCCGAGTTCGGGATCGTGCGGGCGCTGTGGTCCGGGCCGTTCGTCCTGAACACCGGCCGCGAGGTCGACACCAGCTTCTGCGAGCTGGAGAACCTCGCCGACTGGGGTGCGATCAGCGCGGCCGCGGTGGGTCGGGCCTACCTGGCCAACCCGGACCTCATCGAGCGACTGCGTACCGGTGCCGAGCTGACCGAGCCCGACGTGGCCACGTTCTACTCACCGGGACCCGCGGGCTATGTCGACTACCCGACGCTCGCGCCGACCGCCTGA
- a CDS encoding HNH endonuclease signature motif containing protein, with amino-acid sequence MLSITVALDALDDCVEALAAVDLDVLSPPQRFVVLERLESARRRQVALSHALVSRLERFEGCPKLDLTLADVLRISPTEARRRIRDAAQLAPRTALTGEPLPPVLPETADAWVAGALDSEHLQVIQKFFRQLPGHVSQVAREQAERILAEEAAVLRPDQLENIAERLALQLNPDGNFSDEDRARQRSFTWSRRQRPDGMSEGKLVADPELRSEIDAVFAKFAAPGMCNPADKNPTVLSEPDDEARQQDSRTNGQRQHDALKALVRGHLGDPKLGQHNGLPVTVIATATVQDLQAQTGQAVTAGGTLLPIPDLIRMASHAYHYLALFDGVDGRALWLGRTKRIATADQRIVLHAKDRGCTRPGCTAPGYHSGVHHAAKDWAKGGNTDIDDLTLACPPDNELVETGGWTTRKLTNGETEWIPPPGLPMLRGGVNTYHHPERFLPKDVDP; translated from the coding sequence ATGTTATCGATCACTGTGGCGCTGGACGCGCTCGACGATTGTGTCGAGGCCTTGGCCGCGGTCGATCTCGATGTCCTGTCGCCACCACAGCGATTTGTGGTGTTGGAGCGGTTGGAGTCTGCACGACGCCGTCAGGTGGCCCTGTCCCATGCGTTGGTCTCGCGGCTGGAACGGTTCGAGGGCTGCCCGAAGCTCGATCTCACGTTGGCGGATGTGTTGCGGATCAGCCCGACTGAAGCGCGCCGGCGAATCCGCGACGCCGCGCAGTTGGCGCCGCGCACAGCGCTGACCGGGGAGCCGCTGCCGCCGGTGTTGCCGGAGACGGCCGACGCCTGGGTCGCTGGAGCGTTGGATAGCGAACATCTGCAGGTGATCCAGAAGTTCTTCCGCCAGCTGCCGGGCCATGTTTCGCAGGTGGCGCGGGAGCAGGCCGAACGCATTCTCGCCGAGGAGGCGGCCGTGCTGCGTCCGGATCAGCTGGAGAACATCGCCGAACGCTTGGCGCTGCAGCTCAATCCCGATGGGAACTTCTCCGATGAGGACCGCGCCCGCCAACGCAGCTTTACGTGGAGCAGGCGGCAGCGCCCTGACGGGATGAGCGAAGGCAAACTAGTCGCCGATCCAGAGTTGCGCTCGGAGATCGATGCCGTGTTCGCCAAGTTCGCCGCCCCGGGCATGTGCAACCCGGCTGACAAGAATCCAACCGTGCTCAGCGAGCCTGACGACGAAGCCCGGCAACAGGATTCCCGCACCAACGGCCAGCGCCAACATGATGCACTCAAAGCATTGGTGCGCGGCCATCTCGGTGATCCGAAGCTCGGCCAGCACAACGGTTTACCGGTCACGGTCATCGCCACGGCCACCGTCCAAGACCTTCAGGCCCAGACCGGGCAGGCGGTCACCGCCGGCGGCACACTGTTGCCGATCCCCGACCTTATCCGCATGGCTAGCCACGCGTACCACTACCTCGCCCTCTTCGACGGTGTCGACGGGAGAGCGCTGTGGTTGGGTCGTACCAAGCGGATCGCCACCGCAGACCAACGGATTGTGTTGCACGCCAAGGACCGCGGCTGCACCAGACCAGGGTGTACTGCGCCCGGCTACCACAGCGGCGTTCACCATGCCGCCAAGGACTGGGCCAAAGGCGGCAACACCGACATCGACGACCTAACCCTGGCCTGCCCACCCGACAACGAACTCGTCGAGACCGGCGGCTGGACCACTCGAAAACTCACCAACGGCGAGACCGAGTGGATCCCACCACCGGGACTGCCGATGCTGCGAGGTGGGGTCAACACCTACCACCATCCTGAACGTTTCCTGCCGAAAGACGTTGATCCGTGA
- a CDS encoding LLM class F420-dependent oxidoreductase produces the protein MGEVGGLKVDRGVISRLADVADAAREVERLGYDGCWTAEINHDPFLPLTLAAEHTTRIELGTSIAVAFARNPMNVANIGWDLQDYSHGRLLLGLGTQIKPHIEKRFSMPWSQPARRMREFVLALHAIWDCWRDGNKLSFDGEFYTHRLMTPMFVPEPHPYGSPKVVIAAVGELMTEMCGEVADGLIAHAFTTKRYFDEVTIPALQRGMATSGRSRSDFQVMAPVFVVTGSDEAEMAAAAAASRKQIAFYASTPAYRKVLELHGWGELQTELHGLSLDGQWDTMATLISDEILSTFAVVAPLDGLASALKERCDGIIDRVMVGLPSSASEETVRAFLDEVRSA, from the coding sequence ATGGGTGAGGTCGGCGGTCTCAAAGTCGATCGGGGCGTCATCAGCCGACTCGCCGACGTCGCCGACGCGGCACGTGAAGTGGAGCGGCTCGGCTACGACGGGTGCTGGACGGCCGAGATCAATCACGACCCGTTCCTTCCGCTGACCCTCGCGGCCGAGCACACCACGCGGATCGAACTGGGCACGTCGATTGCGGTGGCGTTCGCGCGCAATCCGATGAACGTGGCCAACATCGGCTGGGATCTGCAGGACTACTCGCACGGTCGACTGCTGCTCGGTCTGGGCACGCAGATCAAGCCGCACATCGAGAAGCGGTTCAGTATGCCGTGGAGCCAGCCGGCGCGCCGGATGCGCGAGTTCGTCCTTGCGTTGCATGCCATTTGGGATTGCTGGCGAGACGGCAACAAGCTGAGCTTCGACGGTGAGTTCTACACCCACCGGCTGATGACGCCGATGTTCGTCCCGGAACCGCATCCCTACGGGTCGCCGAAGGTCGTCATCGCGGCGGTCGGTGAGTTGATGACGGAGATGTGCGGCGAGGTGGCCGACGGTCTGATCGCGCACGCCTTTACCACCAAGCGGTATTTCGACGAGGTGACGATCCCGGCGCTGCAGCGGGGGATGGCCACATCGGGCCGCTCGCGTAGCGACTTCCAGGTCATGGCACCGGTATTCGTGGTCACCGGATCGGATGAGGCCGAGATGGCTGCCGCGGCGGCGGCCTCGCGCAAACAGATCGCCTTCTATGCCTCCACGCCCGCATACCGAAAGGTGTTGGAACTGCACGGCTGGGGTGAGTTGCAGACCGAGTTGCACGGGCTGTCGTTGGATGGCCAGTGGGACACCATGGCCACGCTGATCTCCGATGAGATTCTGTCCACGTTCGCGGTTGTGGCGCCCCTGGACGGTCTGGCCTCGGCGCTGAAGGAACGCTGCGACGGAATCATCGACCGGGTGATGGTGGGGTTGCCGTCGTCGGCTTCGGAAGAGACCGTGCGCGCGTTCCTGGACGAGGTGCGCTCGGCCTGA